In the genome of Bradyrhizobium arachidis, one region contains:
- a CDS encoding general secretion pathway protein GspJ: MKRLRRALADEAGFTLLEVLLATLLMTLILAALATVTAQWLPNWNRGIARVQRAERLATGLDRIVADLSVAEQITVNGDAKVPLFDGAELSVTFLRTAIGPSTRPGLEFIRLIEKADSQGLALVRERAPFQPMPTDGQIRFVDQVVLIRAPFRLSFSYAGPDGQWQPTWRGQPQLPDRIRITVRNSATGQVLAVSGAVIPHITAPAECARAKNPATCVAARGGPQQAQKEEQQL, translated from the coding sequence ATGAAGCGCCTGCGCCGCGCGCTGGCCGACGAAGCGGGCTTCACCCTGCTCGAAGTGTTGCTTGCGACGCTGCTGATGACGCTCATCCTGGCGGCGCTGGCGACGGTGACGGCGCAATGGCTGCCGAACTGGAATCGCGGCATCGCCCGCGTGCAGCGGGCCGAGCGTCTCGCGACCGGGCTCGACCGCATCGTCGCCGACCTCTCGGTCGCCGAGCAGATCACTGTGAACGGCGATGCCAAGGTGCCGCTGTTCGACGGCGCCGAATTGTCGGTGACGTTCCTGCGCACCGCGATTGGCCCGAGCACGCGACCGGGTCTCGAATTCATCCGCCTGATCGAGAAGGCGGACTCGCAGGGGCTGGCGCTGGTGCGCGAGCGCGCGCCGTTCCAGCCGATGCCGACCGACGGGCAGATCCGCTTTGTCGACCAGGTCGTGCTGATCCGCGCGCCGTTCCGCCTGAGCTTCTCCTATGCCGGGCCGGACGGCCAGTGGCAGCCGACCTGGCGCGGCCAGCCGCAACTGCCGGATCGCATCCGCATCACCGTGCGCAACAGCGCGACCGGGCAGGTGCTCGCGGTCTCGGGCGCGGTGATCCCGCACATCACCGCGCCGGCCGAATGCGCGCGGGCCAAGAATCCGGCGACCTGCGTCGCGGCGCGCGGCGGGCCGCAACAGGCGCAGAAAGAGGAGCAGCAATTGTGA
- a CDS encoding general secretion pathway protein GspK encodes MSRPAQNCRELRDSRGFIVVAVLWMLAALATLALIYLTYVTNTAVTVAVNADRLQTDALINAGLELTAYRLSAQNEAVRPTSGTFNARVGAGRVSVTFRSEAARLDLNMAPKPMLAGLMTALGVSASDAPVYADRILAWRTSTEAGQDNPEDSFYRTLGAPYLPRHAPFPHSDELWLVRGIPAAVIERVLPFVTVFSNMRTVNLLDAAPQVLAALPGMTPETLQQVLRDRTDPKVDPRSLVTLAGSANATTDGSRAYRLTVVAEAPSHRRNSAEIVILLLEGSDEPYRVLSWHNAYDGSAGKPL; translated from the coding sequence GTGAGCCGTCCGGCGCAGAATTGCAGAGAGCTGCGCGATTCCCGCGGCTTCATCGTCGTCGCGGTGCTCTGGATGCTGGCGGCGCTGGCGACGCTCGCGCTGATCTATCTGACCTATGTCACCAACACGGCCGTCACCGTCGCTGTCAACGCCGACCGGTTGCAGACCGATGCGCTGATCAACGCCGGGCTCGAGCTCACGGCCTACCGGCTCTCGGCGCAGAACGAAGCCGTGCGTCCGACCAGCGGCACCTTCAATGCCCGCGTCGGCGCAGGCCGGGTCAGCGTAACGTTCCGCTCGGAGGCCGCGCGCCTCGATCTCAACATGGCGCCGAAGCCGATGCTGGCGGGCCTGATGACGGCGCTCGGCGTCTCCGCGAGCGACGCGCCCGTCTATGCCGACCGGATCCTCGCCTGGCGCACCTCGACGGAGGCCGGCCAGGACAATCCGGAGGATTCCTTCTACCGCACGCTCGGTGCGCCCTATCTACCGCGCCATGCGCCGTTTCCGCACAGTGACGAGCTCTGGCTCGTGCGCGGAATTCCGGCGGCCGTCATCGAGCGTGTGCTGCCCTTCGTCACCGTGTTCAGCAACATGCGGACGGTGAATCTGCTGGACGCAGCGCCGCAGGTGCTGGCGGCGCTGCCGGGCATGACGCCCGAGACGCTGCAACAGGTGCTGCGCGACCGCACTGACCCCAAGGTCGATCCGCGCTCCCTGGTCACCCTCGCCGGGAGCGCCAACGCGACGACCGACGGCTCGCGGGCCTACCGGCTGACAGTCGTTGCCGAGGCGCCGTCGCACCGGCGCAACTCGGCCGAGATCGTCATCCTGCTTCTCGAAGGCAGCGATGAGCCGTATCGTGTATTGTCGTGGCACAACGCCTATGACGGCTCTGCCGGAAAGCCTCTGTGA
- a CDS encoding type II secretion system F family protein, translated as MPNYRYRALNANGELISGAIAAPAPGDVGPRIERLGLVLVDNVTPEEGGAAAGVFSLFNKPKPEDVTIFTRDLALLLRAGARINDGLELLAADPDFGRLRPVVADIRSRVVSGESFAEALARHEGLFPAMYIALVRVGEASGSLDQVLEVLAGERARGEALRRRLSDAIRYPIFVLGAAGCVLLFFLSFVLPQFASVLQDFDAKVDPVVGVFLNISTFLRSNSDTMLAGLAATIAAAWLLLRQQRIRRGITNAIVRLPAIRNVMSAYRTALFCRNLGLLLGSGVNLTTTLRILIDMMATTGPSTVWSDAADRVRHGSKLSDALADTEALPAMAVRMLRLGDETGQLPMLSGRVAEFYETKLQRTLDRAVGIAGPAAIIAISLVVGGLITSVMTALMSVSQIVG; from the coding sequence ATGCCGAACTATCGCTACCGCGCGCTCAATGCCAACGGCGAACTGATCTCCGGCGCCATTGCTGCGCCCGCGCCGGGCGACGTCGGGCCGCGGATCGAGCGGCTCGGCCTCGTGCTGGTCGACAACGTCACGCCGGAGGAGGGCGGCGCGGCCGCCGGCGTCTTCAGCCTCTTCAACAAGCCGAAGCCGGAAGACGTCACGATCTTCACTCGCGACCTCGCGCTGTTGCTGCGCGCCGGCGCCCGCATCAATGACGGGTTGGAGCTGCTCGCAGCCGATCCCGATTTCGGCCGGCTGCGCCCGGTCGTGGCCGACATCCGTTCGCGCGTCGTCTCCGGTGAAAGCTTCGCCGAGGCGCTGGCACGGCACGAGGGGCTGTTCCCGGCGATGTATATCGCGTTGGTCCGGGTTGGCGAAGCCTCGGGATCCCTCGATCAGGTGCTGGAGGTGCTGGCCGGCGAGCGCGCGCGTGGCGAGGCCTTGAGGCGCCGGCTGTCGGATGCGATCCGCTATCCGATATTCGTGCTCGGCGCGGCCGGCTGCGTGCTGCTGTTCTTCCTCAGCTTCGTGCTGCCCCAATTCGCCAGCGTCTTGCAGGATTTCGATGCCAAGGTCGATCCAGTGGTCGGCGTCTTCCTCAACATCTCGACCTTCCTGCGCAGCAATTCCGACACGATGCTGGCCGGCCTTGCCGCCACGATCGCAGCGGCATGGCTGTTGCTGCGGCAGCAGCGGATCCGCCGCGGCATCACCAATGCGATCGTGCGTCTGCCGGCGATCCGCAACGTGATGAGCGCGTACCGGACGGCGCTGTTCTGCCGCAATCTAGGTCTGCTGCTCGGCAGCGGCGTCAATCTCACCACCACGCTGCGCATCCTGATCGACATGATGGCGACGACCGGACCGTCCACGGTCTGGAGCGATGCCGCCGATCGCGTTCGCCATGGCTCCAAGCTCTCCGACGCGCTGGCCGACACCGAGGCGCTGCCGGCGATGGCGGTGCGCATGCTCCGGCTCGGCGACGAGACCGGGCAATTGCCGATGCTCTCGGGGCGCGTCGCAGAATTCTACGAAACGAAGTTGCAGCGAACGCTCGACCGTGCGGTCGGCATCGCGGGGCCGGCGGCGATCATCGCGATCTCGCTGGTGGTCGGCGGCCTGATCACCTCGGTGATGACGGCGCTGATGTCGGTGAGCCAGATTGTCGGTTAG
- the gspG gene encoding type II secretion system major pseudopilin GspG: MTKHPSSRRSRRRAGRGEAGFTLVEMLVVITIIGMIMALVGPRVLNYLSESKAKAAKIQIESFSSALDLYYLDLGRYPTSNEGLTALTRSNNQAGWNGPYLRGGMVPNDPWGHIYVYRSPGASAPYEIISLGSDGQEGGSGTAADIVSGAR, from the coding sequence GTGACCAAACATCCATCGTCAAGGCGCAGCCGGCGGCGCGCAGGCCGAGGCGAAGCCGGCTTCACGCTCGTCGAGATGCTGGTCGTCATCACCATCATCGGGATGATCATGGCGCTGGTCGGCCCGCGGGTGCTGAACTATCTCAGCGAGTCCAAGGCGAAGGCGGCGAAGATCCAGATCGAGAGCTTTTCCAGTGCGCTCGATCTCTATTACCTCGATCTCGGCCGCTATCCGACGTCGAACGAGGGCCTCACCGCGCTGACCCGCAGCAACAACCAGGCGGGCTGGAACGGCCCCTATTTGCGCGGCGGCATGGTGCCGAACGATCCATGGGGCCACATCTACGTCTATCGCTCGCCGGGCGCGAGCGCGCCTTACGAGATCATCTCGCTCGGATCGGACGGCCAGGAAGGCGGCAGTGGTACGGCAGCCGACATTGTCAGCGGCGCGCGCTGA
- a CDS encoding type IV pilus modification PilV family protein → MSRRSCSDGAAGFTLIEALVALAIIVAVLGTIGSVIATTAKGTRSIDQRLVLAGTAERLLADLPPRALLKPGRQSGELAGSRWRVDITPMNVAGDDPAANRFVPMAVNLRLQRADGAAIQITTVKLVPRAAQ, encoded by the coding sequence TTGTCCCGCAGAAGCTGCTCTGACGGCGCCGCCGGCTTCACCCTGATCGAGGCGCTGGTGGCGCTTGCGATCATCGTGGCCGTGCTCGGAACCATCGGCTCGGTCATCGCCACGACGGCGAAGGGCACGCGTTCGATCGACCAGCGCCTGGTGCTGGCCGGCACCGCAGAGCGGCTGCTCGCGGATCTGCCGCCGCGGGCCTTGCTCAAGCCGGGCCGGCAGAGCGGCGAGCTGGCCGGCAGCCGCTGGCGCGTCGACATCACGCCGATGAACGTGGCGGGCGATGATCCCGCCGCCAACCGCTTCGTGCCGATGGCCGTCAATCTGCGGCTCCAGCGCGCCGACGGAGCGGCGATCCAGATCACGACGGTGAAGCTGGTACCGAGGGCCGCACAATGA
- a CDS encoding ATPase, T2SS/T4P/T4SS family: protein MQDVAVDTFKQHLLAKRSLPSPALARLDGPTDAGSGRSLRELWETMDLSSAEFADEVSEHFRLPRLGLPQLLSITPCLDGFSHRFLRESTIFPFRSSNGTYGIAIADPLDAAAIRAAEIVFGTRVDIVVASYEDITTALDQRTGAAETSADEGVRLQQQSDDDIESLRDLASGAPVVRALNDLLERAVDLRASDIHVEPFRAGLTVRMRVDGLLRALSSPQAIPPQALISRIKILASLNIAERRLPQDGAARVRVGRSEIDVRVATMPTQHGESAVIRLLPRDRGLLEMSKLGLGARDEGAMTRMLAMPHGMIVITGPTGSGKTTTLATMLSILNEPTRKILTIEDPVEYEIPGINQSQVKPSIGLTFASAMRAFVRQDPDVIMVGEVRDAETAHIAIHAALTGHLVLTTLHTETAAAAVPRLIDLGIEGFLLKSTLRAVVAQRLVRMLCDRCKVPHTLTEADLAKDPRFAVIGFKCGEVVHEAGGCERCGGTGYRGRNGVFEILEMSDEVRGLIGPQTDSHSIDSAAMRGGMTTMLEDAVAKCRAGLTTVPEVFRVTTVR from the coding sequence ATGCAAGACGTCGCGGTCGACACCTTCAAACAGCATCTTCTTGCAAAGCGCTCGTTGCCGTCACCTGCGCTTGCGCGCCTCGATGGTCCGACAGATGCCGGATCCGGTCGGTCGCTTCGCGAGCTGTGGGAGACAATGGACCTTTCGTCAGCTGAATTTGCCGACGAGGTCTCGGAACATTTTCGGCTGCCGCGGCTGGGTCTTCCGCAGTTACTGTCAATCACGCCTTGCCTCGACGGCTTCTCACATAGATTCCTGCGGGAATCGACCATATTTCCATTCCGCTCTTCGAACGGAACTTATGGAATAGCGATTGCCGATCCTTTGGATGCCGCCGCCATCCGCGCCGCCGAGATTGTCTTCGGCACACGGGTCGACATTGTCGTCGCGTCGTATGAAGATATTACGACAGCTCTCGACCAAAGGACCGGCGCCGCCGAAACAAGTGCGGACGAAGGCGTCCGGTTGCAGCAGCAGTCCGACGACGACATCGAAAGCCTGCGCGATCTCGCCAGCGGCGCACCTGTGGTGCGCGCGCTCAATGATCTATTGGAGCGCGCGGTGGACTTGCGTGCCAGTGACATTCACGTCGAGCCATTCCGCGCCGGGCTCACGGTGCGCATGCGCGTGGACGGCCTGCTGCGCGCGCTGTCGTCGCCGCAAGCCATCCCGCCGCAGGCGCTGATCTCGCGCATCAAGATTCTCGCCAGCCTCAACATCGCCGAACGGCGCCTGCCGCAGGACGGCGCCGCGCGCGTGCGCGTCGGGCGCAGCGAGATCGACGTTCGTGTCGCCACCATGCCGACGCAGCATGGCGAGAGCGCCGTCATCCGTCTGTTGCCGCGCGACCGCGGCCTGCTGGAGATGAGCAAGCTCGGGCTCGGCGCGCGCGACGAGGGCGCGATGACGCGGATGCTGGCGATGCCGCACGGCATGATCGTCATCACCGGGCCGACCGGCAGCGGCAAGACCACGACGCTTGCGACCATGCTGTCGATCCTGAACGAGCCGACACGCAAGATCCTCACCATCGAGGATCCCGTCGAGTACGAGATTCCGGGCATCAACCAGTCGCAGGTCAAGCCGTCGATCGGGCTGACCTTCGCCTCCGCCATGCGCGCCTTCGTGCGCCAGGACCCCGACGTGATCATGGTCGGCGAGGTCCGCGACGCCGAGACCGCTCATATCGCCATCCATGCCGCGCTGACCGGCCATCTCGTGTTGACGACGTTGCACACCGAGACGGCAGCGGCCGCCGTGCCGCGCCTGATCGATCTCGGCATCGAGGGATTTCTGCTGAAGTCCACCTTGCGCGCCGTGGTGGCGCAGCGCCTCGTGCGCATGCTCTGCGACCGCTGCAAGGTGCCGCATACGCTGACCGAGGCCGATCTTGCCAAGGACCCGCGCTTTGCGGTGATCGGCTTCAAGTGCGGCGAGGTCGTGCACGAGGCTGGCGGCTGCGAACGCTGCGGCGGCACCGGCTATCGCGGCCGCAACGGCGTGTTCGAGATCCTCGAAATGTCCGATGAGGTGCGCGGGCTGATCGGGCCGCAGACCGACTCCCACTCCATCGATTCCGCCGCGATGCGCGGCGGCATGACGACGATGCTGGAGGATGCGGTCGCCAAATGCCGGGCCGGGCTCACCACCGTACCCGAGGTCTTCCGCGTGACGACGGTGCGCTAG
- a CDS encoding prepilin-type N-terminal cleavage/methylation domain-containing protein, producing the protein MVRQPTLSAARAEGLAEARGFALIEILCVLAIIGLLAAIILPAVPRTTTRAKLESYAVETAALLKADRNAALRRQTRVTTTVDAEARAIRSGVTGQIIRLPRDVVVAATLASRCANRTAGQSIDFFPSGMSCGGTIALARPGMGYEVRVNWLTGGVEIVPQKLL; encoded by the coding sequence GTGGTACGGCAGCCGACATTGTCAGCGGCGCGCGCTGAGGGCCTCGCTGAGGCGCGCGGCTTTGCGCTGATCGAGATCCTGTGCGTGCTCGCCATCATCGGCTTGCTCGCGGCAATCATCCTGCCGGCGGTCCCGCGCACGACGACGCGCGCCAAGCTGGAGAGCTATGCGGTTGAGACCGCGGCGCTGCTGAAGGCCGACCGCAACGCGGCGCTGCGCCGGCAGACCAGAGTGACGACCACGGTGGATGCAGAGGCGCGTGCGATCCGTTCCGGCGTCACCGGGCAAATCATCCGTCTGCCCCGCGACGTGGTCGTGGCGGCGACCTTGGCCTCGCGCTGTGCCAACCGGACGGCGGGACAGTCGATCGATTTCTTTCCGTCGGGCATGTCGTGCGGCGGCACGATCGCGCTGGCGCGGCCCGGCATGGGTTATGAGGTGCGCGTCAACTGGCTGACCGGAGGCGTCGAGATTGTCCCGCAGAAGCTGCTCTGA